The following nucleotide sequence is from Gymnodinialimonas sp. 202GB13-11.
CAGCGCGTAACGAAACGACATGGGCCGTCGTTAAACGAGCTTCTTGCACCAGCTTCTTCGTCCACTTTCCGGTCAGGGTCATGATCCTGCCACTTGACGTGCCAGAACAGGAAAGATCGAAAAAACCGAACGCAACGCTCTGGATGCGCATCTTCCCACAAAACGAAGAAAACGGACCACTCTAAGCGACCCATTGAAATAAACTTAGATGGGGAAGTGGCGGACAGGAAGTCCGCATAACTGCGGTTCTTCTGGGTTTGGCTCTGTCCGCGCGTGTTCAATTTTCATAATGCAAAACAATTACTTAAATTCAGACCCCGCTCTTGCGGTTCGTAGGCGTTCACCCTAAATCAATCCTAAGTGTGGGAATATATGTGGGAACAATATGCCATTGAGCGCGCGCAAAGTGGAAACGGCTGGCCCCGGACGGCATGGTGATGGACGCGGCCTGTTTCTCTATGTCAAATCCTCTGGCGCACGGTCTTGGGTGCTGCGCTATCAGGTCATGGGCAAGCGGCACGATCTTGGGCTTGGAGCCTATCCCGAGGTTTCGCTGGCGATGGCGCGTGACCGGGCGTTGCAAGCGCGGCGCATGATCCAAGAGGGCGAAGACCCAATTGCGAAGAAACGGCAAGCCAAACCCAAGACATTCAAGGAAGCGGCGATCGAACTGATCGAAAGCAAGCGCCCCGGCTGGAGAAACGCCAAGCACGCAGCGCAATGGACCTCAACTCTTGAAGCCTACGCGTTCCCAAGCCTCGGGCGCATGCAGGTTGCGCGTATCCAGACGTCAGACGTGATCGGCGCTTTGAAGCCAATCTGGAACGAAAAGCCCGAAACGGCCAATCGAGTGCGCCAGCGGATTGAGGCCGTGTTGGACTACGCCTCTGCGCTTGGCATTCGGACGGGCGACAACCCTGCGCGCTGGCGTGGGCATCTTGACCACCTGCTTCCCAAGCCAACGAAGGTGAAAGCGATCAAACACCACCCGGC
It contains:
- a CDS encoding tyrosine-type recombinase/integrase, translated to MPLSARKVETAGPGRHGDGRGLFLYVKSSGARSWVLRYQVMGKRHDLGLGAYPEVSLAMARDRALQARRMIQEGEDPIAKKRQAKPKTFKEAAIELIESKRPGWRNAKHAAQWTSTLEAYAFPSLGRMQVARIQTSDVIGALKPIWNEKPETANRVRQRIEAVLDYASALGIRTGDNPARWRGHLDHLLPKPTKVKAIKHHPALPHAEIAEFMEDLSGRTGVAARALAFTILTAARSGETRGATWAEIDLGAKVWTIPADRMKAGKEHRVPLTSEAIACLGAKRDEAASIFESETKLGKPISDMSMTAVLRRMGRDDITVHGFRSTFRDWAGETTAFPREVIEAALAHGIKDKAEAAYARSDLFDKRRKLMGAWSSRAVGSDQRQNIIAI